The Astyanax mexicanus isolate ESR-SI-001 chromosome 14, AstMex3_surface, whole genome shotgun sequence genome window below encodes:
- the fam167aa gene encoding protein FAM167A: MTAMPIPHTTVATTNDSDKNGYVAAAQDDYLVRLKALAEKLQLEPRRPTHFDVRAQLETLRAKSLEASVTAKEGQLQKSSLTAKHQGQRHPAESLKGFGSIGEALEWLRKELKEMRVQDQQLACQLMRLHSDLNKLKIEQTCNQHRKMLNDATFELEERDEMLELLCDGPVASGFSLSAPLKLLGITKMNINSRRFSLC; this comes from the exons ATGACGGCAATGCCAATCCCCCACACTACAGTGGCGACTACAAATGATTCGGATAAGAACGGTTATGTTGCGGCGGCTCAGGATGACTACCTCGTCAGGTTGAAGGCCTTGGCTGAGAAACTACAACTAGAGCCAAGGAGGCCGACACACTTTGACGTGAGGGCTCAGCTAGAAACCCTCAGAGCTAAGAGCCTGGAAGCCTCAGTGACTGCTAAAGAAGGGCAACTACAAAAGTCATCACTGACTGCAAAGCACCAAGGACAAAGGCACCCTGCTGAGAGCCTGAAGGGGTTTGGAAGTATTGGCGAGGCATTGGAATGGCTCAGGAAAGAGCTG AAAGAGATGCGTGTGCAGGACCAGCAGCTAGCTTGCCAGTTAATGCGTCTGCACAGTGATCTCAACAAGCTGAAAATCGAGCAGACGTGTAACCAGCATCGTAAGATGCTAAACGACGCCACGTTCGAACTGGAGGAGCGGGATGAAATGCTGGAGCTGCTATGTGATGGGCCTGTCGCTTCTGGATTCAGCCTTTCAGCACCACTCAAACTCCTTGGCATCACAAAAATGAACATCAACTCCCGCCGCTTCTCCCTCTGTTAG